One window of Acropora palmata chromosome 1, jaAcrPala1.3, whole genome shotgun sequence genomic DNA carries:
- the LOC141893492 gene encoding beta-1,3-galactosyltransferase 1-like: MHWRKDRSVVIGVISFITGCVLTRLFCFVGNSVIERVGYCEREKDTPPYQTSSIDPEFNESPVTQQKPTTVREIATLPPYPPSFEGKAKFLSPPSSFQEKTFLFIVITTSARNFEARKAIRSSWGHRATNPSFQIVFVVGCDEVNDERVDEEAGIYGDILRGNFFDLYAQNELHTVKALLGLKWAISMGNSEYILKVNADSFVNVQGTIEWLRSLEENLERKDLYAGYCHKGVAVVRNSQSPYFIPDDQWSAVSLPDYSSGIGVVLSRGVGEKMVRLAPQMKMVHIDDVFLGIMAQNLNIECMDFSSRFDTAYTTMLTECDDLKFCVLGGVPAKDMFYLSQNVQNLGEICTQPSTAV, from the exons ATGCATTGGCGGAAAGATAGATCAGTTGTGATTGGCGTGATTTCTTTCATCACTGGTTGTGTTTTAACTCGGCTCTTTTGCTTCGTTGGCAACTCAGTCATTGAAAGAGTAGGATACTGTGAACGAGAGAAAGACACTCCACCTTACCAAACTTCCAGCATAGACCCGGAATTCAACGAGAGCCCTGTAACTCAACAAAAGCCGACTACGGTTAGAGAGATtgcaactttgcctccataCCCCCCATCATTCGAGGGAAAAGCCAAATTTCTTAGTCCTCCAAGTTCCTTTCAGGAAAAAACCTTTTTGTTTATCGTTATCACAACGTCCGCTAGAAATTTTGAGGCGCGCAAGGCAATAAGATCATCTTGGGGACATCGCGCTACCAATCCGTCTTTCCAAATTGTTTTCGTTGTTGGCTGCGATGAAGTCAATGACGAACGAGTTGACGAAGAAGCTGGAATATACGGCGACATTTTGCGTGGTAATTTTTTTGATCTTTACGCACAGAATGAACTTCACACAGTGAAAGCTCTTTTGGGCCTTAAGTGGGCCATCTCGATGGGTAATTCAGAATATATTTTGAAAGTAAACGCGGATTCATTTGTAAACGTTCAGGGAACAATAGAATGGCTGAGATCGTTGGAGGAAAATCTTGAGCGCAAAGATTTATACGCCGGTTATTGTCACAAAGGAGTTGCAGTTGTTAGAAATTCTCAAAGTCCTTATTTTATTCCTGATGATCAGTGGTCGGCTGTTTCTCTTCCGGATTATAGCTCAGGGATAGGTGTAGTGTTGTCGCGAGGCGTTGGAGAGAAAATGGTGCGACTGGCTCCACAG ATGAAAATGGTCCACATCGATGACGTATTTCTGGGGATAATGGCGCAGAATCTAAACATCGAATGCATGGATTTCAGTTCTCGTTTTGACACTGCATACACCACTATGCTCACCGAGTGCGACGATTTGAAGTTTTGTGTTCTTGGAGGCGTTCCCGCAAAGGATATGTTTTATCTTAgtcaaaatgtacaaaatttaGGAGAAATCTGCACTCAGCCATCGACTGCGGTATAA
- the LOC141893528 gene encoding apoptosis regulator Bcl-2-like, with protein sequence MAPLEVCRTPNMSANRKTKNQEDRNARDLACDYIYYNKLGKEEFRMNTNVAATLRRIGREVEIRHQFILKNMCGKLDIRASSAHVTFRTVADEIFATGINWGRIVVLFCFAAEVAVFCGQQEIDVVENIVTWLSEYLSQRTLSEWIKKSGGWEAFSEQFKDVRDEREKFWWNSLLYTTLGLGTLAAVFYVKS encoded by the exons ATGGCCCCGTTGGAAGTCTGCCGCACTCCCAACATGTCTGCTaacagaaagacaaaaaaccaAGAGGACAGAAATGCTAGGGACTTAGCATGCGACTACATTTATTATAACAAACTTGGAAAGGAAGAGTTTAGGATGAACACAAATGTTGCGGCCACTCTCCGTAGAATAGGGAGAGAAGTTGAGATACGGCATCAATTCATACTGAAAAATATGTGTGGGAAGCTCGATATCAGAGCGTCTTCGGCCCATGTTACGTTCAGAACTGTGGCAGATGAAATATTCGCCACGGGAATAAACTGGGGTCGTATAGTCGTTCTGTTTTGCTTTGCGGCCGAAGTTGCTGTTTTCTGTGGGCAACAAGAGATTGACGTTGTTGAAAATATTGTTACGTGGCTTTCGGAGTATTTAAGCCAAAGAACGCTATCTGAATGGATAAAGAAATCAGGCGGATGG GAAGCTTTCTCAGAACAGTTCAAAGACGTTCGGGATGAGCGTGAGAAATTTTGGTGGAATAGCCTACTTTATACAACTCTTGGACTTGGTACCCTGGCTGCAGTGTTCTATGTGAAGAGTTAG